A stretch of the Papaver somniferum cultivar HN1 chromosome 6, ASM357369v1, whole genome shotgun sequence genome encodes the following:
- the LOC113291305 gene encoding UDP-glycosyltransferase 90A1-like encodes MSSSSETLHVVLFPFMAKGHTIPLVNLARLLCLHRNNNITVTIFTTNPNSAFIRQSLSDTKASVIDLTFPEFTHPEIPKESKVQINYHHFLSFASLTKLLQPEFDRILQSLQPDVSCIISDVFFPWSLESASKLDIPRYEFSGCSNFTVAIYDILAIQEFPVDSDDELFSLAPNFPDVRLTKNDLEPEVIHSQPGEVTDLFTDIYSATSNGNSIIANSFYALESQFEDYLNRKSSCPSKGLRNTLGKTTPKLPKLNKEFRVGAIFLKGPK; translated from the exons atgtcttcttcttcagaaACGCTTCATGTGGTTCTATTTCCATTCATGGCAAAAGGCCATACAATTCCACTTGTAAATCTAGCTCGTCTCCTTTGCCTTCACCGTAACAATAACATCACTGTCACCATCttcacaactaatccaaattcagCATTCATCCGTCAATCTTTATCCGATACAAAAGCTTCAGTGATTGACTTAACATTCCCGGAATTCACACATCCTGAAATTCCTAAGGAGTCGAAAGTGCAGATAAATTACCATCATTTTCTCTCTTTTGCTAGTCTAACTAAACTCCTTCAACCAGAATTTGATAGAATTCTTCAGAGTCTTCAACCGGATGTCAGTTGTATAATTTCTGACGTATTCTTTCCGTGGAGTCTTGAATCCGCTTCCAAGTTAGATATACCTAGATATGAATTCAGTGGATGCAGTAACTTCACCGTTGCAATTTACGATATCCTTGCTATTCAAGAATTTCCAGTCGATTCTGACGACGAGCTTTTTAGTCTTGCTCCAAATTTTCCCGACGTCCGGCTTACCAAGAATGATCTTGAACCTGAAGTTATTCATTCGCAACCAGGTGAAGTGACTGATTTATTTACAGATATCTACAGCGCAACGAGTAACGGTAACAGCATAATCGCCAACAGTTTCTATGCACTCGAGTCGCAATTCGAAGATTACTTGAACAGAAAAA GCTCTTGTCCTTCCAAGGGACTCCGGAATACACTTGGAAAGACAAcgccaaaattaccaaaattgaACAAAGAGTTTAGAGTGGGAGCAATATTTCTGAAGGGGCCAAAATGA
- the LOC113288853 gene encoding uncharacterized protein LOC113288853 encodes MKGFRARKLDPIYLFPIEELPVAVNYLKNLLPFLTEGLCNKCNKLLLNRVDLLDQELSYQDPQPLQVPDVHCCESTSSPANEDIDKYAYIPDECCGKKDNSDTHSIGSWNNGEKGECGSDTHSIGSWKNGEKGDCDSDTQSIGSWKDGENGRLEPVLCKSELEGDCDSDTQSIGSWKDGENGRMEPVMYKSELEVSTTSEAPNVRMSWADMAQENGRLEPVVYKNELEVATTSEAPNVRMSWADIARQNGKLEPVVYKSELEVSTTSEAPNVRMSWADMAQEEEDELQEYENSQQQECDPGGVGSEEKKKPELSRETREFIRFMNVQRKKDFVCLERIKGKTVNVLEGLELHAGVFSAAEQKRIVDFVFELQEKGSRGELKERTYTAPQKWMRGKGRVTIQFGCCYNYAPDRKGNPPGILRNEHVDPIPNLLKVMIRRLVKWHVLPASCVSDSCIVNIYDEGDCIPPHIDNHDFIRPFCTVSFLSECDIVFGSNLKIVGPGEFSGSAAIPLPVGSVLVLQGNGADVAKHCVPAVPCKRISITFRKMDEGKCPLGFVPEPDLLGIQPLPYESDESNVLNIQVKSLRDGGNSNLSEKREGILGRAPSDDLGSHSEPRQTTQGSHSDNGGSHVEPWQRARGTLSDNGSTHSEPRLTTRGAHSEPRLAAQTARGTSQSEAQQTAEGGSHSEPQEPSQETHSEPRPTSIGTPQSEPRQTPRRTPWSQQTNRPRESHSEPQVTSQETHSEPGPASIGTPQSEPRQTPRRTPWSQQTYRSREAYSEPQETSQETHSEPRPATIGTPRQTPRRTPWSQQTYKPGEAHSEPQQTSQETHSEPRPASIGTPQSEPRQTPRRTPWSQQTFRPRARRSVDR; translated from the exons ATGAAGGGATTTAGGGCAAGAAAATTAGATCCAATCTACTTATTCCCAATTGAAGAACTGCCAGTTGCAGTTAATTACTTGAAGAATTTGCTTCCGTTTCTTACAGAAGGGTTATGTAATAAATGTAATAAACTTCTCTTAAATCGTGTAGATTTACTCGATCaag AACTTTCCTACCAGGACCCTCAACCATTACAAGTACCAGATGTACATTGCTGCGAATCGACATCATCTCCAGCAAATGAAGATATTGACAAATATGCCTATATTCCTGATGAGTGTTGCGGTAAGAAGGATAATTCTGACACTCATTCTATTGGGAGTTGGAACAACGGAGAGAAGGGTGAATGTGGTTCTGACACTCATTCTATTGGGAGTTGGAAGAACGGAGAGAAGGGTGACTGTGATTCTGATACTCAGTCTATTGGGAGCTGGAAAGACGGAGAAAACGGTAGGTTGGAACCTGTCCTGTGTAAAAGTGAACTGGAGGGTGACTGTGATTCTGATACTCAGTCTATTGGGAGCTGGAAAGACGGAGAAAACGGTAGGATGGAACCTGTCATGTATAAAAGTGAATTGGAGGTGTCGACTACTAGTGAAGCTCCAAATGTACGTATGTCGTGGGCTGATATGGCACAAGAAAACGGTAGGTTAGAACCTGTCGTGTATAAAAATGAATTGGAGGTGGCGACTACTAGTGAAGCTCCAAATGTACGTATGTCGTGGGCTGATATAGCACGACAAAACGGTAAGTTGGAACCTGTCGTGTATAAAAGTGAATTGGAGGTGTCGACTACTAGTGAAGCTCCAAATGTACGTATGTCGTGGGCGGATATggcacaagaagaagaagatgagctaCAAGAATATGAAAACAGTCAGCAGCAAGAGTGTGATCCTGGAGGTGTAGGAagtgaagagaagaagaaaccagaGTTATCAAGGGAAACAAGGGAGTTTATTAGGTTCATGAATGTGCAGCGAAAGAAGGATTTTGTTTGCTTAGAGAGAATTAAGGGAAAGACCGTGAATGTACTTGAGGGGCTTGAACTGCATGCTGGTGTGTTCAGCGCTGCAGAGCAGAAGCGAATAGttgattttgtgtttgaacttcaGGAAAAGGGAAGCAGAGGAGAGTTAAAAG AGCGCACATATACTGCTCCCCAGAAGTGGATGCGTGGCAAGGGGCGGGTAACCATACAATTCGGTTGCTGTTATAACTATGCACCG GATAGGAAAGGCAATCCCCCTGGAATACTTCGCAATGAACATGTCGATCCAATACCTAATCTTCTAAAGGTGATGATAAGGAGACTGGTGAAGTGGCATGTTCTTCCTGCATCTTGTGTATCTGATAGTTGTATAGTCAATATATATGATGAGGGGGACTGCATACCGCCACATATCGATAACCACGATTTTATCCGGCCATTTTGCACCGTTTCTTTTCTTAGCGAGTGTGATATAGTGTTTGGGTCAAACCTAAAGATCGTGGGACCTGGTGAGTTTAGTGGCTCagctgcaattcctcttccagtgGG CTCTGTGTTGGTCTTACAAGGAAATGGAGCCGATGTTGCTAAGCACTGTGTGCCTGCAGTTCCATGTAAAAG GATTTCTATCACCTTTCGGAAAATGGATGAAGGAAAGTGTCCACTGGGTTTTGTTCCTGAGCCAGATCTACTGGGGATTCAACCACTGCCCTATGAATCTGATGAATCCAATGTGTTAAATATTCAAGTCAAATCACTTAGAGATGGGGGTAATAGTAATCTTTCTGAGAAGCGAGAGGGCATTCTTGGAAGAGCACCGTCAGATGATCTTGGCAGTCACTCGGAGCCACGTCAAACAACTCAAGGGTCTCATTCAGATAATGGTGGTAGCCACGTAGAGCCTTGGCAAAGAGCTCGAGGGACCCTTTCAGATAATGGCAGCACTCACTCAGAGCCACGTCTAACAACTCGAGGGGCTCATTCAGAACCACGATTAGCAGCTCAAACAGCTCGGGGAACTTCTCAATCAGAGGCACAACAAACAGCTGAAGGGGGTTCACATTCAGAACCACAAGAACCATCTCAGGAGACTCATTCAGAGCCGCGACCGACATCCATAGGAACTCCTCAATCAGAACCTCGGCAAACACCTAGGAGGACTCCTTGGTCGCAGCAAACAAATAGGCCAAGGGAATCCCATTCAGAACCACAAGTAACATCTCAGGAGACTCATTCAGAGCCAGGACCAGCATCCATAGGAACTCCTCAATCAGAACCTCGGCAAACACCTAGGAGGACTCCTTGGTCGCAGCAAACATATAGGTCAAGGGAAGCCTATTCAGAACCACAAGAAACATCTCAGGAGACTCATTCAGAGCCACGACCAGCAACCATAGGAACTCCTCGGCAAACACCTAGGAGGACTCCTTGGTCGCAGCAAACATATAAGCCAGGGGAAGCCCATTCAGAACCGCAACAAACATCTCAGGAGACTCATTCAGAGCCACGACCGGCGTCCATAGGAACTCCTCAATCAGAGCCTCGGCAAACACCTAGGAGGACTCCTTGGTCGCAACAAACATTTAGGCCAAGGGCAAGACGGAGTGTAGACAGGTGA